A region of Homo sapiens chromosome 17, GRCh38.p14 Primary Assembly DNA encodes the following proteins:
- the AATF gene encoding protein AATF isoform X1 translates to MAGPQPLALQLEQLLNPRPSEADPEADPEEATAARVIDRFDEGEDGEGDFLVVGSIRKLASASLLDTDKRYCGKTTSRKAWNEDHWEQTLPGSSDEEISDEEGSGDEDSEGLGLEEYDEDDLGAAEEQECGDHRESKKSRSHSAKTPGFSVQSISDFEKFTKGMDDLGSSEEEEDEESGMEEGDDAEDSQGESEEDRAGDRNSEDDGVVMTFSSVKVSEEVEKGRAVKNQIALWDQLLEGRIKLQKALLTTNQLPQPDVFPLFKDKGGPEFSSALKNMRRFLVKMMSW, encoded by the exons ATGGCGGGGCCGCAGCCCCTGGCGCTGCAACTGGAACAGTTGTTGAACCCGCGACCAAGCGAGGCGGACCCTGAAGCGGACCCCGAGGAAG CCACTGCTGCCAGGGTGATTGACAGGTTTGATGAAGGGGAAGATGGGGAAGGTGATTTCCTAGTAGTGGGTAGCATTAGAAAACTGGCATCAGCCTCCCTCTTGGACACGGACAAAAGGTATTGCGGCAAAACCACCTCTAGAAAAGCATGGAATGAAGACCATTGGGAGCAGACTCTGCCAGGATCGTCTG atgaggaaatatCTGATGAGGAAGGGTCTGGAGATGAAGATTCAGAGGGACTGGGTCTGGAGGAATATGATGAGGACGACCTGGGTGCTGCTGAGGAACAGGAGTGTGGTGATCACAGGGAGAGCAAGAAGAGCAGAAGCCACTCTGCAAAAACACCGGGCTTCAGTGTCCAGAGTATCAGTGACTTTGAGAAATTTACCAAGGGAATGGATGACCTTGGGagcagtgaggaggaggaagacgaAGAGAGTGGCATGGAAGAAGGGGATGACGCGGAAGACTCCCAAGGCGAGAGTGAGGAAGACAGGGCTGGAGATAGAAACAGTGAGGATGATGGTGTGGTGATGACCTTCTCTAGTGTCAAAGTTTCTGAGGAAGTGGAGAAAGGAAGAGCCGTGAAGAACCAGATAG cacTGTGGGACCAGCTCTTGGAAGGAAGGATCAAACTACAAAAAGCTCTGTTGACCACCAACCAGCTTCCTCAACCAGATGTTTTCCCATTGTTCAAGGACAAAGGTGGCCCAGAATTTTCCAGTGCCCTGAAAAATA